The Scyliorhinus canicula chromosome 13, sScyCan1.1, whole genome shotgun sequence genome contains a region encoding:
- the LOC119976318 gene encoding interferon-induced very large GTPase 1-like isoform X1, giving the protein MDGNKKNIEGEGNDLQEMEGVPSCKTGASVSTDNQGMDGNKKNIEGEENDLQEMEDKVSDTAQTETVSNNETGKDSEDRLEQSETENMDNSNRSENVKEDKVSDTAQTETVSNNETGKDSEDKLEQSESENMDNSNRSENVKEDKDSDTAQTETISNNETEKDSEDKLDQSETENMDNSNRSENVKEGASSKESTDMELDVTSDGRGGNLFESQNDDKSDPFLSDSELGEGSCKSLKGNLPKLESKGEKPAVEVETPAQTDTSALLGSISTKRCTEPVCVQDFLMELGLKTLESEKLSLSDVLTISAEALENKVPSSPQDIPAYFLCNLMMFNSKSRNFKYSLTQEEVQSGKQETEDLDFLGLDEPPSDSYHPLDIITAIFLRANAFLQQELMLKMSLCQFALPLLLPDGNEGCTFLLWAMRSIVKKWRPFSLRVSKGFKETNMVIEHIPTFSFIRLGPCSISKSKVLNEILSNSEQQHNFFVHSNMECGNLPRKISNGLVELCWYLPSGSEDLDLFPEPMAILNLRGDGTAFEKQVQFLAKASSALFVFVNNIDSETSGILNSFAETVTNLVIILSGKDITEETKSHMKTLVSLSVVKRNHILVMGRKNDAEFAQLLRSTLKEIAAMSSPEVGGLSTVESQTTGKRLGEMAEIAREIGINVDEDDKQSSESQRKSKEILHSIGTEGIENFKKVKMTFQGDTWQKLSKLEKESCRLKKRGQMSVNEYLSKLDKNQSELRNERRRKGVPADIKTFIAALTERSGDERKHFLQWMKFGLDFSSRETLSVLREEYKALYEKSQEVSADQRKTAAATWKHLQGLDKQISTSSLGLEHFMREIGLIYETLIDQKNQNKEEKCIVQQLPHTAADLMLDGVPLELIDGDVSNIPLQWVTAVLKEIEHKIGTQTRVFVLTVLGVQSTGKSTLLNTMFGLQFAVSSGRCTRGAFMQLIKVTGDLQKELGCGYIMVIDTEGLKAPELSNIDDSYEHDNELATLVIGLSDVTLVNMAMENSTEMKDVLQIVVHAFIRMKEVGKKPTCYFVHQNVSDVSAHDQNMRGRKQLLEQLDTMTRAAAKMEKQDCRFTKFSDVLDYDAKENNWNIPGLWHGNPPMAAVNTGYSQKVFELKKMIFKSFTNHQNKRKFSTISEFMEWTKSLWKAVKYENFIFSFRNSLVAEAYKELSIKYTDLEWELRKEIHSFVEMEENRIYNATDDPERLAQSLKRKRVSFMEEKKQKALQELEDYFSTNDRANLVEKYRSDFFSSIDSVIKERAMYADMKSDKAVQRWRDMKKLDDIKASYQSRIEEQVNDLLKRCRQEKRGMRDTELWEEFQVMWEATLSTLTHGPQKESTIVSDMENCLTQKMHSHLITEKLIQKNSSQVEMTLFQVTNNHIERKTDDDTKPKSLFKKCCSYFYPQKSNEMLRAVQWAGWCWQECEEFVEQIVQRNQDYDSTYFRHLLRIVEEKIGEHNDNDFTFNEKFNVEYTVHICSLAAVKFETMQAKFRKKNDALELLKHEKENYFKSFKNIYQEKDQTKQRAELFCKSCLQPALLNAVNKKLGPDIVEYMRYHGKGGKFKFRKNFQVALMLHLKEEDNFEKYHEYIQRTVPFEQKWLRKQVTKYCAAVDGEQPLLCYLALDVLKRFISLVKETLKQVTSQTNEATVHSVIQMFKEKLESDFQIPGSQLAAITLGATNINLEHFTQEIANFVCEVEDHLVQHINGWRSNIGAKLKTLPIDPSSELYTMLSGCGASCPFCGVLCDCTNPTHSEHSAEYHRSQGLTGYHSIKSRKLVTENCTTLVASDTKFRNKDTNKEFWPYKDYRNLGMRYNCWNITADTTIETSAFWKWVLYKYNKQFAQKYAALPANPITSWDLSWDKIKEDIETTYNIKVDEFY; this is encoded by the coding sequence GTGCATCTTCAAAGGAGTCGACCGATATGGAGCTCGATGTCACCAGCGATGGAAGGGGGGGAAACCTGTTTGAGTCCCAAAACGATGACAAATCAGACCCTTTTCTCAGCGACTCGGAGCTCGGGGAAGGTTCTTGCAAGTCCCTCAAAGGTAATTTGCCCAAACTTGAATCCAAGGGTGAAAAACCagctgtggaagtggaaacaccAGCACAAACGGATACTTCAGCTCTTCTGGGCAGCATTTCCACCAAAAGATGCACTGAGCCAGTTTGTGTCCAAGACTTTCTAATGGAGTTGGGGTTGAAAACATTAGAGAGTGAGAAGCTGTCCTTGAGCGATGTGCTCACCATAAGTGCAGAGGCACTTGAAAATAAGGTGCCAAGTTCACCTCAGGATATTCCTGCCTATTTTCTCTGCAATTTGATGATGTTCAATTCAAAATCAAGAAATTTCAAATACTCACTAACTCAGGAAGAAGTTCAATCAGGAAAACAAGAAACAGAAGACTTGGACTTCCTTGGGCTGGATGAGCCACCTAGTGATTCATACCATCCCTTGGATATCATCACCGCTATTTTCCTGCGTGCGAACGCTTTCCTACAGCAAGAATTGATGCTGAAGATGTCCCTATGTCAGTTCGCTTTGCCGCTTTTACTGCCTGATGGTAACGAGGGCTGCACTTTCCTTCTGTGGGCCATGCGCTCCATTGTGAAGAAGTGGCGTCCATTCTCACTCCGAGTAAGCAAGGGGTTCAAAGAAACAAATATGGTGATCGAGCACATTCCGACGTTTTCCTTCATTCGGCTCGGtccctgctccatctccaaatctaAGGTTCTAAATGAAATCCTCAGCAATTCTGAACAACAGCACAATTTCTTCGTCCATTCCAACATGGAGTGTGGGAATTTACCTCGAAAGATTTCCAATGGCCTTGTTGAGCTGTGCTGGTACCTACCCAGTGGCAGTGAGGATTTGGATCTGTTTCCGGAACCAATGGCTATATTAAACCTTCGAGGTGATGGTACAGCGTTCGAgaaacaggttcaattcctggcaaaGGCCTCTTCGGCTCTTTTTGTGTTTGTCAATAACATAGACAGCGAGACCAGTGGCATCCTTAATTCCTTTGCAGAGACTGTAACAAATCTAGTCATAATTCTATCTGGGAAGGACATAACTGAAGAAACGAAAAGCCACATGAAAACGTTAGTTTCTTTGTCAGTTGTGAAGAGGAATCACATTTTAGTTATGGGTAGAAAGAACGATGCAGAGTTTGCACAGTTGCTCCGGTCCACATTGAAAGAAATAGCTGCAATGAGCAGTCCGGAAGTTGGGGGGCTCTCAACGGTTGAATCCCAAACCACTGGAAAGAGACTAGGGGAAATGGCAGAAATTGCAAGGGAAATTGGGATTAATGTGGATGAGGATGATAAGCAAAGTTCAGAAAGTCAAAGGAAATCAAAAGAAATACTTCATTCCATTGGAACCGAGGGAATTGAGAACTTCAAGAAAGTGAAGATGACTTTTCAAGGTGATACCTGGCAAAAACTTTCCAAACTAGAAAAGGAAAGCTGTCGCCTGAAGAAACGAGGTCAAATGTCTGTAAATGAGTATCTTAGCAAGCTGGACAAGAACCAGAGTGAACTGCGCAATGAACGTCGCAGGAAAGGTGTACCGGCTGACATTAAAACATTTATTGCAGCCCTGACAGAAAGGTCAGGAGATGAAAGGAAACATTTCCTACAGTGGATGAAATTTGGATTAGATTTCAGCTCCAGAGAAACGCTCTCTGTTTTACGAGAAGAATACAAAGCCCTGTATGAGAAATCTCAGGAAGTGTCCGCAGACCAGAGAAAAACTGCAGCAGCAACTTGGAAACACCTGCAAGGATTGGATAAGCAAATAAGCACCAGCTCCCTTGGATTGGAGCATTTCATGCGAGAAATTGGACTGATCTACGAAACATTGATTGACCAGAAAAATCAGAACAAGGAAGAAAAATGCATCGTACAACAGCTgccccacactgctgctgatctgATGCTGGACGGTGTCCCTCTGGAACTTATCGATGGAGATGTTTCAAACATACCTTTACAGTGGGTCACAGCTGTACTGAAGGAAATTGAGCACAAGATTGGCACACAGACCCGTGTATTTGTACTGACTGTATTGGGCGTGCAGAGTACAGGCAAATCCACCCTTCTGAACACCATGTTTGGTTTGCAATTTGCTGTGAGCAGTGGCCGGTGCACCCGTGGGGCATTCATGCAGCTCATCAAAGTTACAGGAGATCTGCAGAAGGAGTTGGGCTGTGGGTACATCATGGTAATTGACACTGAGGGGCTAAAAGCGCCGGAACTATCGAATATCGATGACAGCTATGAACATGACAACGAGCTCGCCACCCTGGTGATCGGACTAAGCGATGTGACATTGGTAAATATGGCCATGGAAAACTCTACCGAGATGAAAGACGTGCTGCAGATAGTGGTACATGCATTTATACGAATGAAAGAAGTGGGGAAGAAGCCAACTTGTTACTTTGTCCACCAGAATGTGAGCGATGTGTCCGCCCATGACCAGAATATGAGAGGCCGTAAACAACTACTGGAACAGCTGGATACGATGACACGAGCAGCGGCTAAAATGGAAAAACAAGATTGCCGCTTCACTAAGTTCTCTGATGTGTTAGACTATGATGCAAAGGAAAACAACTGGAACATCCCAGGCCTGTGGCATGGGAATCCACCCATGGCAGCAGTCAATACCGGCTACAGTCAGAAGGTGTTTGAGCTGAAAAaaatgattttcaaatctttcacAAACCACCAAAACAAACGCAAGTTTTCAACCATCTCTGAGTTTATGGAGTGGACTAAATCTCTCTGGAAAGCAGTGAAGTATGaaaatttcattttcagtttccGGAATAGCCTTGTAGCTGAAGCTTACAAGGAACTTTCTATCAAGTACACCGACCTTGAATGGGAACTGCGGAAAGAGATACATTCATTTGTGGAAATGGAAGAGAACAGAATTTATAATGCCACAGATGATCCCGAACGTTTGGCTCAAAGTTTGAAAAGAAAACGGGTTTCATTTAtggaagaaaagaaacaaaaagctcTCCAAGAACTGGAAGATTATTTTTCCACCAACGATAGGGCGAACCTGGTTGAAAAGTACAGGTCCGACTTTTTTTCCAGCATTGACTCAGTGATCAAAGAACGTGCAATGTATGCAGACATGAAAAGTGATAAGGCAGTCCAGAGATGGAGAGATATGAAGAAGTTGGATGATATTAAGGCCAGTTATCAGAGCCGGATTGAAGAGCAAGTTAATGACCTTCTGAAAAGGTGCAGGCAGGAGAAAAGGGGCATGCGCGATACCGAGCTTTGGGAAGAATTTCAGGTTATGTGGGAAGCGACACTTTCAACATTAACACATGGACCACAAAAAGAAAGTACCATTGTGAGTGACATGGAAAACTGTCTGACGCAGAAAATGCACAGTCATTTAATCACTGAGAAACTTATTCAGAAAAATAGCTCCCAAGTTGAAATGACATTATTCCAAGTGACTAACAATCACATTGAAAGGAAGACAGATGATGATACAAAACCGAAATCTCTTTTCAAAAAATGTTGCAGCTATTTCTACCCACAGAAGTccaatgaaatgcttcgagcagtGCAGTGGGCAGGCTGGTGTTGGCAAGAATGTGAGGAGTTTGTGGAACAGATTGTGCAGAGAAATCAGGACTATGATTCCACCTACTTCAGACATCTATTGAGAATTGTGGAAGAGAAAATTGGAGAACACAACGATAACGACTTCACGTTCAATGAAAAATTCAACGTCGAATACACTGTCCATATTTGCTCCCTGGCCGCAGTGAAATTTGAGACGATGCAGGCTAAGTTCAGGAAGAAAAATGATGCACTGGAGCTCCTGAAACATGAGAaggaaaattactttaaaagcttTAAGAATATCTACCAAGAAAAGGACCAAACCAAACAAAGAGCAGAGTTATTCTGTAAATCCTGTTTGCAACCAGCTTTGCTGAATGCAGTTAACAAGAAGCTAGGACCTGACATTGTGGAGTACATGAGATACCATGGGAAAGGCGGGAAATTCAAATTTCGAAAGAACTTCCAAGTGGCTCTGATGTTGCATTTGAAAGAGGAGGACAATTTTGAGAAATATCACGAGTACATCCAACGGACAGTACCGTTTGagcagaaatggctgaggaaacaAGTCACAAAGTATTGTGCTGCTGTAGATGGAGAACAGCCCCTGTTGTGCTACCTTGCACTGGACGTTCTGAAAAGATTTATCAGTCTGGTCAAAGAAACTCTCAAGCAAGTAACATCACAGACTAATGAGGCTACGGTGCACAGTGTTATTCAGATGTTTAAAGAAAAACTTGAATCAGATTTTCAGATCCCAGGAAGCCAGCTGGCTGCCATTACCTTGGGAGCTACAAATATTAACCTTGAGCATTTTACTCAAGAAATTGCCAATTTTGTCTGCGAAGTAGAAGATCACCTTGTGCAACATATTAATGGTTGGAGGAGTAATATTGGTGCAAAGCTTAAAACATTGCCCATAGACCCGTCCAGTGAGCTGTACACAATGTTATCTGGTTGCGGGGCAAGCTGCCCCTTCTGTGGCGTTCTGTGTGACTGCACAAACCCAACGCACTCAGAGCATAGTGCTGAATATCACCGCTCTCAGGGCCTCACTGGGTACCATTCCATCAAGAGTAGGAAATTGGTAACAGAGAATTGTACCACACTGGTTGCAAGTGATACCAAATTCCGAAACAAAGATACAAATAAAGAATTTTGGCCCTATAAGGACTACAGAAATCTTGGCATGAGGTACAATTGTTGGAACATCACTGCCGATACCACGATTGAGACGTCTGCGTTCTGGAAGTGGGTCTTGTACAAATACAACAAACAGTTCGCTCAGAAGTACGCTGCACTCCCAGCAAATCCTATCACTAGCTGGGATTTATCCTGGGATAAGATTAAAGAAGACATTGAAACTACATACAACATCAAGGTTGATGAATTTTATTAA
- the LOC119976318 gene encoding interferon-induced very large GTPase 1-like isoform X2 has product MDGNKKNIEGEGNDLQEMEGVPSCKTGASVSTDNQGMDGNKKNIEGEENDLQEMEDKVSDTAQTETVSNNETGKDSEDRLEQSETENMDNSNRSENVKEDKDSDTAQTETISNNETEKDSEDKLDQSETENMDNSNRSENVKEGASSKESTDMELDVTSDGRGGNLFESQNDDKSDPFLSDSELGEGSCKSLKGNLPKLESKGEKPAVEVETPAQTDTSALLGSISTKRCTEPVCVQDFLMELGLKTLESEKLSLSDVLTISAEALENKVPSSPQDIPAYFLCNLMMFNSKSRNFKYSLTQEEVQSGKQETEDLDFLGLDEPPSDSYHPLDIITAIFLRANAFLQQELMLKMSLCQFALPLLLPDGNEGCTFLLWAMRSIVKKWRPFSLRVSKGFKETNMVIEHIPTFSFIRLGPCSISKSKVLNEILSNSEQQHNFFVHSNMECGNLPRKISNGLVELCWYLPSGSEDLDLFPEPMAILNLRGDGTAFEKQVQFLAKASSALFVFVNNIDSETSGILNSFAETVTNLVIILSGKDITEETKSHMKTLVSLSVVKRNHILVMGRKNDAEFAQLLRSTLKEIAAMSSPEVGGLSTVESQTTGKRLGEMAEIAREIGINVDEDDKQSSESQRKSKEILHSIGTEGIENFKKVKMTFQGDTWQKLSKLEKESCRLKKRGQMSVNEYLSKLDKNQSELRNERRRKGVPADIKTFIAALTERSGDERKHFLQWMKFGLDFSSRETLSVLREEYKALYEKSQEVSADQRKTAAATWKHLQGLDKQISTSSLGLEHFMREIGLIYETLIDQKNQNKEEKCIVQQLPHTAADLMLDGVPLELIDGDVSNIPLQWVTAVLKEIEHKIGTQTRVFVLTVLGVQSTGKSTLLNTMFGLQFAVSSGRCTRGAFMQLIKVTGDLQKELGCGYIMVIDTEGLKAPELSNIDDSYEHDNELATLVIGLSDVTLVNMAMENSTEMKDVLQIVVHAFIRMKEVGKKPTCYFVHQNVSDVSAHDQNMRGRKQLLEQLDTMTRAAAKMEKQDCRFTKFSDVLDYDAKENNWNIPGLWHGNPPMAAVNTGYSQKVFELKKMIFKSFTNHQNKRKFSTISEFMEWTKSLWKAVKYENFIFSFRNSLVAEAYKELSIKYTDLEWELRKEIHSFVEMEENRIYNATDDPERLAQSLKRKRVSFMEEKKQKALQELEDYFSTNDRANLVEKYRSDFFSSIDSVIKERAMYADMKSDKAVQRWRDMKKLDDIKASYQSRIEEQVNDLLKRCRQEKRGMRDTELWEEFQVMWEATLSTLTHGPQKESTIVSDMENCLTQKMHSHLITEKLIQKNSSQVEMTLFQVTNNHIERKTDDDTKPKSLFKKCCSYFYPQKSNEMLRAVQWAGWCWQECEEFVEQIVQRNQDYDSTYFRHLLRIVEEKIGEHNDNDFTFNEKFNVEYTVHICSLAAVKFETMQAKFRKKNDALELLKHEKENYFKSFKNIYQEKDQTKQRAELFCKSCLQPALLNAVNKKLGPDIVEYMRYHGKGGKFKFRKNFQVALMLHLKEEDNFEKYHEYIQRTVPFEQKWLRKQVTKYCAAVDGEQPLLCYLALDVLKRFISLVKETLKQVTSQTNEATVHSVIQMFKEKLESDFQIPGSQLAAITLGATNINLEHFTQEIANFVCEVEDHLVQHINGWRSNIGAKLKTLPIDPSSELYTMLSGCGASCPFCGVLCDCTNPTHSEHSAEYHRSQGLTGYHSIKSRKLVTENCTTLVASDTKFRNKDTNKEFWPYKDYRNLGMRYNCWNITADTTIETSAFWKWVLYKYNKQFAQKYAALPANPITSWDLSWDKIKEDIETTYNIKVDEFY; this is encoded by the coding sequence GTGCATCTTCAAAGGAGTCGACCGATATGGAGCTCGATGTCACCAGCGATGGAAGGGGGGGAAACCTGTTTGAGTCCCAAAACGATGACAAATCAGACCCTTTTCTCAGCGACTCGGAGCTCGGGGAAGGTTCTTGCAAGTCCCTCAAAGGTAATTTGCCCAAACTTGAATCCAAGGGTGAAAAACCagctgtggaagtggaaacaccAGCACAAACGGATACTTCAGCTCTTCTGGGCAGCATTTCCACCAAAAGATGCACTGAGCCAGTTTGTGTCCAAGACTTTCTAATGGAGTTGGGGTTGAAAACATTAGAGAGTGAGAAGCTGTCCTTGAGCGATGTGCTCACCATAAGTGCAGAGGCACTTGAAAATAAGGTGCCAAGTTCACCTCAGGATATTCCTGCCTATTTTCTCTGCAATTTGATGATGTTCAATTCAAAATCAAGAAATTTCAAATACTCACTAACTCAGGAAGAAGTTCAATCAGGAAAACAAGAAACAGAAGACTTGGACTTCCTTGGGCTGGATGAGCCACCTAGTGATTCATACCATCCCTTGGATATCATCACCGCTATTTTCCTGCGTGCGAACGCTTTCCTACAGCAAGAATTGATGCTGAAGATGTCCCTATGTCAGTTCGCTTTGCCGCTTTTACTGCCTGATGGTAACGAGGGCTGCACTTTCCTTCTGTGGGCCATGCGCTCCATTGTGAAGAAGTGGCGTCCATTCTCACTCCGAGTAAGCAAGGGGTTCAAAGAAACAAATATGGTGATCGAGCACATTCCGACGTTTTCCTTCATTCGGCTCGGtccctgctccatctccaaatctaAGGTTCTAAATGAAATCCTCAGCAATTCTGAACAACAGCACAATTTCTTCGTCCATTCCAACATGGAGTGTGGGAATTTACCTCGAAAGATTTCCAATGGCCTTGTTGAGCTGTGCTGGTACCTACCCAGTGGCAGTGAGGATTTGGATCTGTTTCCGGAACCAATGGCTATATTAAACCTTCGAGGTGATGGTACAGCGTTCGAgaaacaggttcaattcctggcaaaGGCCTCTTCGGCTCTTTTTGTGTTTGTCAATAACATAGACAGCGAGACCAGTGGCATCCTTAATTCCTTTGCAGAGACTGTAACAAATCTAGTCATAATTCTATCTGGGAAGGACATAACTGAAGAAACGAAAAGCCACATGAAAACGTTAGTTTCTTTGTCAGTTGTGAAGAGGAATCACATTTTAGTTATGGGTAGAAAGAACGATGCAGAGTTTGCACAGTTGCTCCGGTCCACATTGAAAGAAATAGCTGCAATGAGCAGTCCGGAAGTTGGGGGGCTCTCAACGGTTGAATCCCAAACCACTGGAAAGAGACTAGGGGAAATGGCAGAAATTGCAAGGGAAATTGGGATTAATGTGGATGAGGATGATAAGCAAAGTTCAGAAAGTCAAAGGAAATCAAAAGAAATACTTCATTCCATTGGAACCGAGGGAATTGAGAACTTCAAGAAAGTGAAGATGACTTTTCAAGGTGATACCTGGCAAAAACTTTCCAAACTAGAAAAGGAAAGCTGTCGCCTGAAGAAACGAGGTCAAATGTCTGTAAATGAGTATCTTAGCAAGCTGGACAAGAACCAGAGTGAACTGCGCAATGAACGTCGCAGGAAAGGTGTACCGGCTGACATTAAAACATTTATTGCAGCCCTGACAGAAAGGTCAGGAGATGAAAGGAAACATTTCCTACAGTGGATGAAATTTGGATTAGATTTCAGCTCCAGAGAAACGCTCTCTGTTTTACGAGAAGAATACAAAGCCCTGTATGAGAAATCTCAGGAAGTGTCCGCAGACCAGAGAAAAACTGCAGCAGCAACTTGGAAACACCTGCAAGGATTGGATAAGCAAATAAGCACCAGCTCCCTTGGATTGGAGCATTTCATGCGAGAAATTGGACTGATCTACGAAACATTGATTGACCAGAAAAATCAGAACAAGGAAGAAAAATGCATCGTACAACAGCTgccccacactgctgctgatctgATGCTGGACGGTGTCCCTCTGGAACTTATCGATGGAGATGTTTCAAACATACCTTTACAGTGGGTCACAGCTGTACTGAAGGAAATTGAGCACAAGATTGGCACACAGACCCGTGTATTTGTACTGACTGTATTGGGCGTGCAGAGTACAGGCAAATCCACCCTTCTGAACACCATGTTTGGTTTGCAATTTGCTGTGAGCAGTGGCCGGTGCACCCGTGGGGCATTCATGCAGCTCATCAAAGTTACAGGAGATCTGCAGAAGGAGTTGGGCTGTGGGTACATCATGGTAATTGACACTGAGGGGCTAAAAGCGCCGGAACTATCGAATATCGATGACAGCTATGAACATGACAACGAGCTCGCCACCCTGGTGATCGGACTAAGCGATGTGACATTGGTAAATATGGCCATGGAAAACTCTACCGAGATGAAAGACGTGCTGCAGATAGTGGTACATGCATTTATACGAATGAAAGAAGTGGGGAAGAAGCCAACTTGTTACTTTGTCCACCAGAATGTGAGCGATGTGTCCGCCCATGACCAGAATATGAGAGGCCGTAAACAACTACTGGAACAGCTGGATACGATGACACGAGCAGCGGCTAAAATGGAAAAACAAGATTGCCGCTTCACTAAGTTCTCTGATGTGTTAGACTATGATGCAAAGGAAAACAACTGGAACATCCCAGGCCTGTGGCATGGGAATCCACCCATGGCAGCAGTCAATACCGGCTACAGTCAGAAGGTGTTTGAGCTGAAAAaaatgattttcaaatctttcacAAACCACCAAAACAAACGCAAGTTTTCAACCATCTCTGAGTTTATGGAGTGGACTAAATCTCTCTGGAAAGCAGTGAAGTATGaaaatttcattttcagtttccGGAATAGCCTTGTAGCTGAAGCTTACAAGGAACTTTCTATCAAGTACACCGACCTTGAATGGGAACTGCGGAAAGAGATACATTCATTTGTGGAAATGGAAGAGAACAGAATTTATAATGCCACAGATGATCCCGAACGTTTGGCTCAAAGTTTGAAAAGAAAACGGGTTTCATTTAtggaagaaaagaaacaaaaagctcTCCAAGAACTGGAAGATTATTTTTCCACCAACGATAGGGCGAACCTGGTTGAAAAGTACAGGTCCGACTTTTTTTCCAGCATTGACTCAGTGATCAAAGAACGTGCAATGTATGCAGACATGAAAAGTGATAAGGCAGTCCAGAGATGGAGAGATATGAAGAAGTTGGATGATATTAAGGCCAGTTATCAGAGCCGGATTGAAGAGCAAGTTAATGACCTTCTGAAAAGGTGCAGGCAGGAGAAAAGGGGCATGCGCGATACCGAGCTTTGGGAAGAATTTCAGGTTATGTGGGAAGCGACACTTTCAACATTAACACATGGACCACAAAAAGAAAGTACCATTGTGAGTGACATGGAAAACTGTCTGACGCAGAAAATGCACAGTCATTTAATCACTGAGAAACTTATTCAGAAAAATAGCTCCCAAGTTGAAATGACATTATTCCAAGTGACTAACAATCACATTGAAAGGAAGACAGATGATGATACAAAACCGAAATCTCTTTTCAAAAAATGTTGCAGCTATTTCTACCCACAGAAGTccaatgaaatgcttcgagcagtGCAGTGGGCAGGCTGGTGTTGGCAAGAATGTGAGGAGTTTGTGGAACAGATTGTGCAGAGAAATCAGGACTATGATTCCACCTACTTCAGACATCTATTGAGAATTGTGGAAGAGAAAATTGGAGAACACAACGATAACGACTTCACGTTCAATGAAAAATTCAACGTCGAATACACTGTCCATATTTGCTCCCTGGCCGCAGTGAAATTTGAGACGATGCAGGCTAAGTTCAGGAAGAAAAATGATGCACTGGAGCTCCTGAAACATGAGAaggaaaattactttaaaagcttTAAGAATATCTACCAAGAAAAGGACCAAACCAAACAAAGAGCAGAGTTATTCTGTAAATCCTGTTTGCAACCAGCTTTGCTGAATGCAGTTAACAAGAAGCTAGGACCTGACATTGTGGAGTACATGAGATACCATGGGAAAGGCGGGAAATTCAAATTTCGAAAGAACTTCCAAGTGGCTCTGATGTTGCATTTGAAAGAGGAGGACAATTTTGAGAAATATCACGAGTACATCCAACGGACAGTACCGTTTGagcagaaatggctgaggaaacaAGTCACAAAGTATTGTGCTGCTGTAGATGGAGAACAGCCCCTGTTGTGCTACCTTGCACTGGACGTTCTGAAAAGATTTATCAGTCTGGTCAAAGAAACTCTCAAGCAAGTAACATCACAGACTAATGAGGCTACGGTGCACAGTGTTATTCAGATGTTTAAAGAAAAACTTGAATCAGATTTTCAGATCCCAGGAAGCCAGCTGGCTGCCATTACCTTGGGAGCTACAAATATTAACCTTGAGCATTTTACTCAAGAAATTGCCAATTTTGTCTGCGAAGTAGAAGATCACCTTGTGCAACATATTAATGGTTGGAGGAGTAATATTGGTGCAAAGCTTAAAACATTGCCCATAGACCCGTCCAGTGAGCTGTACACAATGTTATCTGGTTGCGGGGCAAGCTGCCCCTTCTGTGGCGTTCTGTGTGACTGCACAAACCCAACGCACTCAGAGCATAGTGCTGAATATCACCGCTCTCAGGGCCTCACTGGGTACCATTCCATCAAGAGTAGGAAATTGGTAACAGAGAATTGTACCACACTGGTTGCAAGTGATACCAAATTCCGAAACAAAGATACAAATAAAGAATTTTGGCCCTATAAGGACTACAGAAATCTTGGCATGAGGTACAATTGTTGGAACATCACTGCCGATACCACGATTGAGACGTCTGCGTTCTGGAAGTGGGTCTTGTACAAATACAACAAACAGTTCGCTCAGAAGTACGCTGCACTCCCAGCAAATCCTATCACTAGCTGGGATTTATCCTGGGATAAGATTAAAGAAGACATTGAAACTACATACAACATCAAGGTTGATGAATTTTATTAA